A window of the Gemmatimonadota bacterium genome harbors these coding sequences:
- a CDS encoding amidohydrolase family protein: MLIDVNAWLGTWPFRSLRDNTPDALITRLDRSGIDKAVVSYIEAAFHRHPQSANERLARDVEPHGDRLIPVGTINPLSPHWEDDLTSCIDLGMRGIRLFPQYHNYQTDGAESRSVVQACAQCNLPVFIPHRLEDIRQHHWMDPGQSVDLAQLANLIVSVPDAAIIIPNARPLARSPLWVREDLRDLNWYFDLSLAEIHYGLHKSTNGMKDLGYLIEEGGANHILFGTHLPISYAGPALVKLAILPVGEETLEDIKYRTAAKLLNL, translated from the coding sequence ATGCTCATAGATGTAAATGCCTGGCTCGGCACATGGCCTTTTCGTTCTCTGCGAGACAATACACCCGATGCGCTTATCACGCGCCTCGACCGATCGGGGATTGACAAAGCCGTTGTCTCTTATATCGAAGCTGCATTTCACAGGCATCCGCAATCGGCGAATGAGCGGCTTGCCCGCGATGTTGAACCGCATGGCGATCGCCTTATTCCAGTGGGTACAATTAATCCTCTGTCGCCGCATTGGGAAGATGACCTGACGTCCTGTATTGATCTCGGTATGAGGGGAATTCGCCTTTTTCCACAATATCACAATTACCAGACCGATGGTGCTGAGAGCCGAAGCGTTGTTCAAGCATGCGCTCAGTGCAATCTTCCGGTTTTTATTCCGCATAGACTCGAAGATATTCGCCAGCATCACTGGATGGATCCGGGCCAGAGTGTTGACCTGGCACAACTCGCCAATCTGATCGTGTCTGTGCCCGATGCCGCGATTATTATACCGAATGCCCGTCCGCTCGCGCGGTCGCCGCTCTGGGTGCGGGAGGACCTGCGCGATTTGAACTGGTACTTCGATCTTTCGCTGGCTGAAATTCACTATGGTCTGCATAAAAGTACCAATGGGATGAAGGATCTGGGATATTTAATTGAGGAAGGCGGTGCGAATCATATTCTTTTTGGTACGCATTTGCCCATCTCCTATGCTGGTCCAGCTCTCGTAAAACTCGCGATCCTGCCCGTCGGTGAAGAGACGCTCGAAGATATCAAATACCGCACGGCTGCTAAACTTCTGAATCTTT
- a CDS encoding amidohydrolase family protein → MTLDIESGICRPKIDMHCHVWLMDGWEQSADHLVASGDMLGITEYWCSSVIQQGILAPVEDVPPHNDTILSAMARHPKRIRGWCFVIPGHFQDAIDEAERCLDAGMIGIKLYNQYRIDDPVLHPILELASERRVPILQHAGYPVPEHRASQPLISHGIHFSEASEKYPDAILIHAHIGGGGDWEHTVREMRQASPNVYVDVSGSNLDDGQVEYAVSELGVERVLFGTDGTMAGSVGKVLDADLTEDEREHIFWTNAERILAQQGATPTEPRTN, encoded by the coding sequence ATGACCTTAGATATCGAATCTGGCATTTGCCGTCCCAAAATTGATATGCACTGCCATGTCTGGCTTATGGATGGGTGGGAGCAGTCCGCTGATCATCTCGTCGCTTCGGGCGATATGCTCGGCATTACCGAATACTGGTGTTCCTCCGTTATCCAGCAGGGCATTCTGGCACCTGTTGAGGATGTGCCTCCTCACAACGATACTATTTTGAGCGCGATGGCGCGCCATCCCAAACGCATTCGCGGCTGGTGTTTTGTCATTCCCGGTCATTTTCAAGATGCCATAGACGAAGCCGAGCGCTGTCTCGATGCGGGCATGATTGGCATTAAGCTCTACAATCAGTACCGCATCGACGATCCGGTTTTACACCCCATTCTCGAATTGGCGAGCGAACGTCGCGTACCCATTCTTCAGCACGCGGGATATCCCGTTCCCGAACACCGCGCAAGCCAGCCGCTCATTTCACACGGTATTCATTTTAGCGAAGCCAGTGAAAAATATCCCGATGCGATTCTCATTCACGCCCATATCGGGGGCGGAGGTGATTGGGAACACACGGTGCGCGAAATGCGCCAGGCGTCTCCCAATGTTTATGTCGATGTGTCGGGTAGCAACCTGGACGATGGACAGGTCGAATACGCGGTTTCAGAACTCGGTGTTGAGCGCGTGCTTTTTGGCACCGATGGCACGATGGCTGGCTCGGTGGGCAAAGTTCTCGATGCAGATCTCACCGAAGATGAACGCGAACACATTTTTTGGACCAATGCCGAGCGCATTCTCGCGCAACAAGGGGCTACGCCTACAGAACCTCGTACCAATTAA
- a CDS encoding transposase, whose amino-acid sequence MVYITYKFKLYSACDRNRYLHDEIDAFAGVYNHFIALIKRYYQRYSKYPNKYALKRHLTKLKKTKRFGHWCALPSQALQDVVFRIDFGYQKFFARDNKRPPTFRSRFRYQSYTLTQAGYKFLERNKVRIGKRIFRYHKSRNFDVESIKTVTIKRDRVGDLWLCVVAKAEGIKSFIVKNGKTAGFDFGLKTYLTASDATRTQSPLFFSRNARQAKKANRNLSRKQKSSNNRHRARVNLARVHRRVANQRRDYHWQLAHQLCKDYDVMCFETLNIKAMQQLWGRKINDLGFSDFLAILKHVAQKTGKTVRQIDQWLPTSKTCSACGTVKENLELRERTFHCCECGLEIDRDLNAAINIHRWGRPPLAKAA is encoded by the coding sequence GTGGTCTATATAACTTACAAATTCAAGCTGTATTCGGCGTGTGACCGAAATCGGTATCTGCACGATGAGATAGACGCCTTTGCTGGCGTGTATAACCACTTCATTGCTTTGATTAAGCGATACTATCAGCGATACAGCAAGTATCCGAACAAGTATGCACTGAAGAGGCATCTGACAAAACTGAAAAAAACTAAGCGATTTGGTCATTGGTGTGCGCTACCCTCACAGGCATTGCAAGACGTGGTATTTCGCATAGACTTTGGGTATCAGAAATTCTTTGCCAGAGACAACAAGCGACCGCCCACTTTCAGGTCACGCTTTCGGTATCAGTCCTATACCCTGACGCAAGCAGGGTATAAATTTCTTGAGCGTAACAAAGTGCGTATCGGCAAGCGTATATTTCGCTATCACAAAAGCAGAAACTTCGATGTAGAAAGTATCAAGACGGTCACAATCAAGCGTGACCGTGTAGGCGACTTGTGGCTATGTGTTGTTGCAAAGGCTGAAGGTATCAAGTCATTCATTGTCAAGAACGGTAAAACCGCAGGCTTTGACTTCGGCTTGAAAACCTACCTGACGGCCTCAGACGCCACACGAACACAATCGCCTTTGTTCTTTTCTCGCAACGCCAGACAGGCCAAAAAAGCCAACCGCAATCTGTCACGTAAGCAGAAGAGTAGCAACAACCGTCATAGAGCAAGAGTGAACCTTGCCAGAGTGCATCGGCGCGTAGCGAATCAGCGCAGGGACTATCACTGGCAACTTGCTCATCAACTGTGCAAAGACTATGATGTAATGTGCTTTGAAACGCTGAACATCAAAGCCATGCAACAGTTGTGGGGCAGAAAGATTAACGACCTGGGATTCTCGGACTTCTTGGCTATTCTCAAGCATGTCGCACAAAAGACAGGCAAAACAGTTCGGCAAATTGACCAGTGGCTACCCACGTCTAAGACTTGCTCCGCATGTGGCACTGTCAAAGAAAATCTTGAATTGCGAGAAAGAACATTTCATTGTTGCGAATGTGGTCTTGAAATAGATAGAGACCTCAACGCGGCAATAAACATTCACAGGTGGGGGCGTCCACCTCTGGCGAAGGCAGCGTAA